A single region of the Acidithiobacillus acidisediminis genome encodes:
- the ubiA gene encoding 4-hydroxybenzoate octaprenyltransferase, with translation MSYPWQEGLSAYAALMRIDRPIGTLLLLWPTYWGLWLAAQGTPSLQLFLIFTLGTWLMRSAGCVINDYFDRDFDRQVARTRNRPLASGRIRAREALLFFVILCLLAAALLPFLNRLVFYLALVAVVISASYPLFKRFTHLPQAFLGLAFSFGIPMAFAAVQDRIPAMAWWLMLANACWVIAYDTAYAMADRPDDLRAGIRSTAILFGRFDWLAIAVLEIVMLAILLGIGLSLRLGWPYWFSLLGAGALFLYQQTLLDGDRDKAFRAFLHNNWVGLWIFWGLVASLGHA, from the coding sequence ATGAGCTATCCTTGGCAGGAGGGCCTCTCTGCCTACGCTGCGTTGATGCGTATCGATCGCCCCATCGGCACCCTGCTCTTATTGTGGCCAACCTATTGGGGACTCTGGCTCGCCGCACAGGGAACACCGTCTCTCCAGCTGTTTCTGATTTTCACTCTAGGCACCTGGCTGATGCGCTCGGCGGGCTGCGTGATCAACGATTATTTCGATCGCGACTTCGACCGCCAGGTGGCCCGCACCCGCAATCGCCCCCTGGCCAGTGGGCGCATCCGTGCCCGCGAAGCGCTGCTGTTCTTCGTCATTCTCTGCCTGCTGGCGGCGGCATTGCTCCCCTTCCTCAATCGCCTGGTGTTCTATCTGGCCCTAGTGGCGGTCGTCATCAGCGCCAGCTATCCACTCTTCAAACGCTTTACCCATTTGCCGCAGGCCTTTCTCGGCCTCGCTTTTTCCTTCGGTATTCCCATGGCTTTTGCCGCCGTACAGGACCGCATCCCCGCTATGGCGTGGTGGCTGATGTTGGCCAATGCCTGTTGGGTGATTGCCTACGATACCGCCTATGCCATGGCCGACCGACCCGACGATCTGCGTGCCGGTATCCGCTCCACCGCCATTCTTTTCGGGCGCTTCGACTGGCTCGCCATTGCCGTGTTGGAAATCGTCATGCTGGCCATTTTGCTCGGCATTGGTCTGAGCTTGCGCTTGGGGTGGCCCTACTGGTTCAGCCTCCTTGGCGCAGGGGCGCTGTTCCTCTATCAACAGACGCTATTGGACGGTGACCGAGACAAGGCCTTTCGCGCCTTTCTGCACAATAATTGGGTGGGTCTCTGGATTTTCTGGGGCCTGGTGGCATCCCTGGGACATGCTTGA
- the glgC gene encoding glucose-1-phosphate adenylyltransferase translates to MPEAVSASVANSPRFVSNLTKNTLALVLAGGRGSRLGPLTDWRAKPAVPFGGKFRIIDFCLSNCINSGIRRVGVLTQYKAHSLIRHLQLGWGFLRGEFSEFIEILPAQQRMNTGWYKGTADAIFQNIDILRAHRPRYVIVLAGDHIYRMDYGQMLAEHVQSQADMSVACIEVPLHEARAFGVMTVNHEDRIVGFAEKPADPSPLPGHPEKALASMGIYVFNTDFLYEQLIRDADDRHSEHDFGKDLIPYMVSRYRVMAHRFRHSCVTSGLGGSDSHRCYWRDVGTIDAYWAANIDLVHVTPDLDLYDSRWPIWTYQEQLPPAKFVFDDDGRRGMALDSIVSGGCIISGATVRRSLLFSNVRVNDGHTLVEDSVILPNVRLGEGTRLRKVVVDKGAIIPAGLVVGEDPEEDARRFHRTPNGVTLITPESLGQQLHFVR, encoded by the coding sequence ATGCCCGAAGCCGTCAGTGCTAGCGTTGCCAATTCGCCGCGTTTTGTCAGCAACCTCACCAAAAATACCTTGGCTCTGGTCTTGGCGGGCGGACGTGGCAGTCGCCTCGGGCCCTTGACGGATTGGCGGGCCAAGCCAGCGGTCCCTTTTGGTGGCAAGTTCCGCATCATCGATTTCTGTCTCTCCAACTGCATCAATTCGGGTATCCGCCGCGTCGGTGTCCTTACCCAGTACAAGGCGCACAGCTTGATTCGCCACTTACAGTTGGGGTGGGGTTTCTTGCGCGGTGAATTCAGTGAATTTATCGAAATCCTCCCCGCGCAGCAGCGGATGAACACCGGTTGGTACAAAGGTACCGCCGACGCCATCTTTCAGAACATCGATATCTTGCGCGCCCATCGGCCGCGCTATGTCATTGTCTTGGCGGGCGACCATATTTACCGCATGGATTACGGCCAGATGCTTGCCGAACATGTGCAGAGCCAGGCGGATATGAGTGTCGCCTGCATTGAGGTACCGCTGCATGAGGCCCGCGCCTTTGGTGTGATGACCGTAAACCATGAGGATCGGATCGTCGGCTTTGCGGAAAAGCCCGCCGATCCCAGCCCCTTGCCGGGGCACCCGGAGAAGGCGCTGGCGAGCATGGGCATTTACGTCTTTAATACGGATTTTCTCTATGAACAGCTCATCCGTGACGCCGATGATCGCCACTCCGAGCATGATTTTGGCAAGGACCTGATTCCTTATATGGTCTCCCGCTATCGCGTCATGGCGCATCGCTTCCGCCACAGTTGTGTGACCAGCGGGCTGGGGGGTTCCGACAGCCATCGCTGTTACTGGCGCGATGTGGGCACCATAGATGCCTATTGGGCGGCGAACATCGATCTCGTCCATGTGACCCCGGATCTCGATCTCTACGATAGCCGCTGGCCGATCTGGACCTATCAGGAGCAACTGCCGCCGGCCAAATTCGTCTTTGATGACGATGGTCGGCGCGGCATGGCCCTCGACAGCATCGTCTCCGGCGGTTGCATTATCAGTGGTGCTACCGTGCGTCGCTCCCTGCTGTTCTCCAACGTGCGGGTCAATGATGGCCATACCTTGGTTGAGGATTCCGTCATCCTGCCGAATGTGCGTTTGGGAGAAGGCACGCGACTGCGCAAGGTGGTCGTCGACAAGGGTGCGATCATTCCCGCTGGCCTCGTCGTGGGAGAAGATCCGGAAGAGGATGCGCGGCGCTTCCATCGGACGCCCAATGGGGTGACCCTGATTACCCCGGAGTCTCTCGGTCAGCAACTCCACTTCGTGAGATAG
- a CDS encoding class I SAM-dependent methyltransferase: protein MTNHRSPVGFWQFTREFFRDPRGIGALFPSSPFLAQRMAGLVPAGPGAVIELGPGLGPVTRALLEGGISAADLVLVERSANMVSHLQQQFPKVEVIHGDAAELSTLVAGRLPARAIVSSLPLRTIPPQIVQRILAEFPKCARPGTAFIQFTYHPLSSCSGLSARFAHNRASYVWRNLPPARVDRFLFGD, encoded by the coding sequence ATGACAAACCATCGCAGTCCAGTGGGATTCTGGCAATTTACCCGCGAGTTTTTCCGCGATCCGCGCGGTATCGGTGCGCTATTTCCCAGCTCGCCCTTTCTTGCCCAGCGCATGGCTGGGTTGGTTCCAGCAGGCCCAGGGGCGGTGATTGAACTCGGTCCCGGCCTCGGGCCCGTCACCCGTGCCCTTCTGGAAGGCGGCATCAGCGCGGCAGACCTCGTTCTCGTTGAACGTTCGGCCAACATGGTCAGCCATTTGCAGCAGCAATTCCCCAAGGTAGAAGTCATCCACGGTGACGCTGCAGAACTGTCGACCCTGGTTGCGGGCCGCCTGCCTGCCCGCGCGATTGTCTCCAGCCTGCCACTGCGCACTATCCCGCCCCAGATCGTACAGCGTATATTGGCGGAATTTCCCAAATGTGCCCGCCCGGGGACCGCGTTCATCCAATTCACCTATCATCCCCTCAGCTCCTGTTCGGGCTTGAGCGCCCGCTTCGCACACAATCGGGCCAGCTACGTCTGGCGCAACCTGCCGCCGGCGCGGGTCGATCGCTTCCTCTTTGGCGATTGA
- a CDS encoding chorismate--pyruvate lyase family protein — protein sequence MRISRRRRFHASRTLWPWLRLPASLTAALRRAYGAPQWPRAHVLACGRGRPRREERQALGLARGAWVFWREVELHGTDPQKPAVWARSSFPLRAISQGLQPLTRHGSRPIGNTLFRHRRLRRSPIQIKVSPVFGGNRRYRRSSVLQRGARRIWVEEHLLPDLPRWRGRGR from the coding sequence ATGAGAATTTCCCGTCGCCGCCGTTTCCATGCGAGCCGAACCCTTTGGCCGTGGCTCCGTCTTCCCGCCTCCCTCACTGCCGCATTGCGGCGCGCGTATGGCGCACCCCAGTGGCCGCGGGCCCACGTATTGGCTTGTGGACGTGGGCGCCCACGACGGGAAGAACGACAGGCCTTGGGGCTGGCGCGGGGCGCGTGGGTATTTTGGCGGGAGGTGGAGTTACATGGGACTGACCCGCAAAAGCCTGCAGTATGGGCACGTTCCAGCTTTCCCTTGCGCGCCATCAGTCAGGGTTTGCAGCCGCTGACACGACATGGCAGTCGACCCATCGGGAATACGCTGTTTCGCCACCGGCGCTTGCGACGCAGCCCAATTCAGATAAAGGTCAGCCCCGTCTTTGGTGGCAATCGCCGCTACCGCCGGAGCTCGGTCCTGCAACGGGGGGCACGGCGCATCTGGGTAGAAGAACATCTTTTACCCGACCTTCCGCGCTGGCGCGGACGCGGACGATGA